The genomic stretch TGCTGCCTTTCGGGTGCCGCAGGTCCTGGCGTGCGGTGCGACGGCGGATGAGGCTTTCCTGCTGCTCGAATACATCGAATTGCATCCGCTCTCGAACGCGGAGGACGGGCGCCGCTTTGCCGAGGCGCTGGTGAAGCTGCATCTCGATATCGGTGAGGACTTCGGCTGGTCGCACGACAATTTCATCGGCGCAAGTCCTCAGGCGAACACTCCGCACCACACCTGGGCACAATTCTTCGTCAGATGCCGGCTGGCGCCGCAAGTGGAGCGGGCGCGTTTGGCGGGGCACGGTGCGGCTCTCGGGCCGGCGCTTGAACAGTTGCTGGAGCGTGTGCCTGCCATCTTCCTGGACTATTGCCCGCGCCCAAGCCTGCTCCATGGCGACCTGTGGAATGGCAATGCCGCCATGGATGCGGCCGGCCGGCCGGTGATCTTCGACCCCGCCGTCTATCGCGGCGACCGCGACGCGGACCTGGCGATGAGCGAACTGTTTGGCGGCTTTCCCACCGCCTTCTACGCCACCTACCGCGCAGCCTTGCCGCCGGCTGAAGGCTACGCGCTGCGCAAAACGCTCTACAACCTCTATCACGTGCTGAACCACCTCAACCTCTTCGGTCGCGCCTACCTCGGGCAGACCGAGCGCATGGTCCGCAGTCTGGCGTCAGAACTGCTGCGCTAGTGCAGGCTGTCAGGCTCAGAGCGGGCGGCGGATGGTCATGGCGCCACGAATCTCGCCCACCGTGTAGCCGGTGGCCTTGTCGTCGGGGTACAGCGCCTGCAGCTTCGTCCTGACCGCCGGGGCGATGTCGGTGTCGCTGCCGTGGCAGGACAGGCAGAGCGCCTGCGTAGGCAAGGCCTTCATGTAGCGGTAGGACTTTACCCCACCCTCGACGACGACTTCGCCCTTCTCCAGCGTCGCCGGCGCTTCGCCGGCCGCAGCGCGGCGGTCGAAGGCCTCCAGCGCCGTGCGCTCCCAGGCGTCGGGAACCGCCTTCGGGTTGCGGTTCTTGAGACTCACACGGCGGATATTCCAGCCGGTTTTCTCCGATGCGGCCTTCGCCATCTGCGGCGCCTTGTCGCGGCAGACTCCGATTGCACCCTCGGGGCCACCCTTCGCAATCTCATCCTGCAGCACGGCGATCAGTTTTGGTGGAATGCTGCTTGCCACCCCGCGAGCCTCGTCGAGCAACGCAGACTCGTCCGCCAGGGCGTGGGATGCAGAAAGGGTCAGCACCACGGGAGCAAGGGCGCGTAGCAGTGGATGTCGCATGGAGAGCTCCTTCCGGGTTGTTTAAATAAGCGAATCATTATGCGCTCGTCGCTGCGGGTGGGCCAGTGTTGGGGCTTGATGCGGGGCGCGAGCGCACGAGGTCTGACAATCCGGAAGGCATGAGTCCGGGCGCCTCCGATGGCCAGCAATCCTTGATCAATGGTCTGAACCTTTCGGTTTAGAAATGCTAGTATCGGGCGTCGTTAAAGCAGATCAAGGTGGCACGCGATGCCCTGGGAAAAGTCGTTCGACGAAGACGAAGCCGTCGGCAAGGCGATGAAGGTGTTCTGGCAGAAGGGCTTTGAGCCCGCGTCCATGGCCGACCTCATCGCCGGGACGGGCATTACCCGCGGCAGCCTGTACAACGCCTTTGGCGGCAAGGAGCAGTTGTTCATCAGGGCGCTGCAGAAGTACGACAAGGAAAACCGCAGGGCACTGCTGGCCGAACTCGAATCCATGGATGATCCGGTGCAGGCCATCGCAGCGCTGTTCGATGGCATCGTCGCCGATACCATTGCGGACACCGAGAAGAAGGGCTGCTTTCTGATCAACACGGCTTCCGATCTTGGCGCGCAAGGCGAAGAGGTCAACCGCATCGTCCGCAACGGGCTGCGAGAAATGGAAGCCTTCTTCCGACGTAGCATCGAAGTCGCGCAGGCGCGCAAGAAAATCCCTGAAACTCTCGATCCCGCGGCGACGGCCAAAGGGCTAATGGGAATGATCGTCGCCATCCGGGTGCTTGGCCGTGGCATGTGTGACGAGTCCTCGCTCAGGACGATTGCCGATCAGGCTCAGCGCTTGTTGCGCTGACACCTTCCACCGCTCCACGCTTGCGCTGAAAAATTGTATTGACCGATCGGTTTAAACGGCTTAAATTTAAACCAATCGATCTAAACAGTCGCTATCGATACCGAAGTGCAGCCGCCGACCTTGCGGGGCGCGTTGCAACACATCCACTGTTCTCAACCGGTCACGGGCGATTGCCCGAAGAGCTGACCAAGGAGCTACACATGCCTGATTTTCAACTTCACGACGAAGCCACCGCACCTGAAGCCAGCAAGCCGCTGCTCGCCAAATCGAAGAAGGCTTTCGGCATGATTCCGGGTCTGCACGCGGTCATGGCGGAGGCGCCGGGGATGCTGGAGGCCTATCAGACGGTTCATGAACTCTTCGTGAACTCCAGCTTTGACAGCGACGAGCTGACCGTGGTGTGGCAGTCGATCAACGTGGAGCATGCCTGCCACTACTGCGTGCCCGCCCACACCGGCATCGCCAAAGGCATGAAGGTGGACGATGCGATCACCGCTGCGCTGCGCAACGAAACGCCCTTGCCCAATGCCCATCTGGAGGCGCTGCGGACCTTCACATTGAGTGTGGTGCGCAACCGTGGCAACGTGGATGAGCGCGCGGTGCAGGACTTCCTGGACGCAGGCTTCACCCGGCGCCAGATTCTTGAGGTGGTGCTCGGCGTCTCGCAGAAGGTGATGTCGAACTACACCAACCACCTGGCGAAGACGCCGGTGGATGCCATGTTTCAGCGCTTCGAGTGGCGCAAGGCGGCCTGAGCCCGCAGGCTTCTGACCAATACGATGCGCGGCGCTGGCCGCGCGAAAGTGAGAGACCCAATCATGACCACTCCGACTCAGAAGCTGCGGATCGACATCGTGTCAGATGTGGTCTGCCCCTGGTGCATCATCGGTTACCGGCAACTGGCCAATGCGCTGGAGGTGACCGGAACGGCGCACGAGATTCACTGGCATCCATTCGAACTGAACCCGTCCATGCCGCCCGAGGGCCAGAACCTGCGCGAACACGTCGCCGAGAAGTACGGATCCACCACGGAACAATCCGAGGAGAGCCGGGTCCGGATGACGGAAATTGGCGCAGGCCTTGGCTTCGAGTTTCGCTTTTCCGACGACATGCGCATGCACAACACCTTCAACGTGCACCAACTGCTGCATTGGGCCGGGCTGCAGGGGCGCATGCATGAGCTGAAACTGGGGCTTTTTGCGGCACACTTCAGGGATCGGCGGAATCTGTCTGATGACGGCGTGCTGGCGGATGTGGCGGCGGAAGTCGGGCTGGAGCGGGACGAAGCGCTGGCGGTTCTTGCCGATCAACGCTTTGCCGTCGATGTGCGCGAGGCCGAAAGTGGCTGGCTGAACCAGGGCATTCGAGGCGTGCCGGCAATGATCTTCAATCGTCGCCACCTTGTGACCGGTGCGCAAGGCGTCGACAACTACACGCGCATTCTGGCGCAGCTGGCCGGGATGCCGGATTGAGCGCGTTTTCAACGATCAACAAGGGGTTCTGAATCATGTCTGAAGCGACCACATACGTACCGCCAGCGGTCTGGACCTGGGATGCCGCGAATGGCGGGGAGTGGGCCAAGATCAATCGACCGATTGCCGGGGCTACGCACGAGGCCGCGCTGCCGCGCGGCAAGCATCCCCTGCAGCTGTATTCGATGGGCACGCCCAATGGGCAGAAGGTCACGATCCTGCTCGAGGAGTTGCTGGCGCTGGGTGAGCGCGGCGCGGAATATGATGCTCATCTGATCCGGATTGAGCAGGGCGAACAGTTTTCGACCGGATTCGTCGAGGTCAATCCAAATTCGAAGATCCCGGCTCTCTTCGATGCCGATACCGGCAGTCGTGTGTTTGAAAGCGGTGCGATTCTCCTTTATCTGGCCGAGAAGTTCGGCCATTTCCTGCCCAAGGATGTGGCTGCGCGCACAGAGGTGCTGAACTGGCTGTTCTGGCTGCAGGGTTCTGCGCCTTACCTTGGCGGCGGCTTCGGGCATTTCTACGCCTATGCGCCCGAGAAGTTCGAATACCCGATCAACCGCTTCACCATGGAGGTGAAGCGCCAGATGGATGTGCTCGACCGTGAGCTGGCCGCGCATCGCTATCTGGGCGGAGACGAATACTCCATCGCCGACATTGCCACATGGCCCTGGTACGGCAATCTGGTGCTGGGTGAAGCCTATGGCGCGGGCGAGTTTCTGCAGGTCGAAAGCTACATGAACCTGCGGCGCTGGGCCGAAGAAATCCTCGGGCGTCCCGCTGTCCAGCGCGGACGCAAGGTCAACCGGACCTGGGGCAAGCCGTCGGATCAGCTGCACGAGCGCCACGACGCATCCGATTTCGAGCTCCGGACCCAGGACAAGCTGGATCCCGAAAGCGCTGCCTGAGCAACGTTTCGGGAGCGGAGATTTACATGCGACATCCGCGGGCTTCTCCGCCAGAATAGCGTCATGAGCGAAGGCGTCTCCTCCGAAGCGGAAAAACAAGCCCCCGAGCTGTGGCAGTTCGTGCCGCTGTCTGCCTACGCGCAGCCCGAACAGGCTGCCGGCAGCGCAGCGGCCGCTGCCTGGTCATCGTTCCTGCGCCTGTTTCACAGCGCCCACCACGACGACACCGCGCCGGTGAAGAAGGAGGACGAACTGCGCTCCCTGCCCGAGATGCAGCTCGAGCACCTCGTGGGCCAGATCGACTGGCGCAAGGCGTCGAACGCGCTCGATGCGACACTGAGCGGGGAGGCTGGGGCCGCGATTTCCGGCGTGCAGGTCCTGGTTGGTCAGCCCCACTGCGGCCATGCCGAGATCGTTGCCGACTGGGCAGCCCGCCATCACGCGCAGATCATCGAACCACCGTCACGCGAAGCGCTGCTGGCGAACGATGGTCGCTGGCAGGTGGCGTGGCCTGCGGATGGCCAGCCATGGGTGCTGACCGGTCTTGAGCGCTTCTTCCTGCGAACCGCAAACGGACTTGCGCTGGCGCGCAGCCTGCTCGAGGACATGGTCAGCGGACGCGCCGGGCCGGGGCTGGCGGGATGCGACAGCTGGGCATGGACTTTTCTGCAGCGGGTTTCGTCGCTTCCCTTGCCGATGGCGCTGACGCTTCAGGCTTTCGACGGCCCCCGTTTGTCACGACTGTTTGCGCAACTGGTGGACGCAGAGGGGGAGCGCCGCCTGCGGTTTCGCAACGCCCGCAGTGGCCGCGACATGCTGACCGTCCCCTGCGAGGACGACAATACCGCCAGTGATGAGGTGGCGCAGCTTGCCGCGCACTGTCGGGGAAATGTCGGCACGGCACGCCGCTATTGGCGACAGCGCTTGCGTGCGGTGCCCGATCCGGCAGCAGAGCTGGGCGATGCCAACTCGAAGGAGTTGGAGAAGAAGGGCGATCCGGAAGCCGAAGTGGTCTGGGTGTCGGCTGCACAGCCCGAGCTTGCGCTGCCGCTCGAAGCAAACGAAGACGTGGCCCTCGTCCTGCATGCGCTGCTGCTGCACAACGGGCTGAGCGATGCCGTGCTGCCCGCCGTGC from Parazoarcus communis encodes the following:
- a CDS encoding carboxymuconolactone decarboxylase family protein, which encodes MPDFQLHDEATAPEASKPLLAKSKKAFGMIPGLHAVMAEAPGMLEAYQTVHELFVNSSFDSDELTVVWQSINVEHACHYCVPAHTGIAKGMKVDDAITAALRNETPLPNAHLEALRTFTLSVVRNRGNVDERAVQDFLDAGFTRRQILEVVLGVSQKVMSNYTNHLAKTPVDAMFQRFEWRKAA
- a CDS encoding fructosamine kinase family protein, whose product is MSNVQKLNAETAQALKVLSGLDFSGAETRALGGGCINRVLEVRAHDRHYCLKLNEAGALPMFDAEVDGLAALAGNAAFRVPQVLACGATADEAFLLLEYIELHPLSNAEDGRRFAEALVKLHLDIGEDFGWSHDNFIGASPQANTPHHTWAQFFVRCRLAPQVERARLAGHGAALGPALEQLLERVPAIFLDYCPRPSLLHGDLWNGNAAMDAAGRPVIFDPAVYRGDRDADLAMSELFGGFPTAFYATYRAALPPAEGYALRKTLYNLYHVLNHLNLFGRAYLGQTERMVRSLASELLR
- a CDS encoding TetR/AcrR family transcriptional regulator, translated to MPWEKSFDEDEAVGKAMKVFWQKGFEPASMADLIAGTGITRGSLYNAFGGKEQLFIRALQKYDKENRRALLAELESMDDPVQAIAALFDGIVADTIADTEKKGCFLINTASDLGAQGEEVNRIVRNGLREMEAFFRRSIEVAQARKKIPETLDPAATAKGLMGMIVAIRVLGRGMCDESSLRTIADQAQRLLR
- a CDS encoding Tll0287-like domain-containing protein, whose protein sequence is MRHPLLRALAPVVLTLSASHALADESALLDEARGVASSIPPKLIAVLQDEIAKGGPEGAIGVCRDKAPQMAKAASEKTGWNIRRVSLKNRNPKAVPDAWERTALEAFDRRAAAGEAPATLEKGEVVVEGGVKSYRYMKALPTQALCLSCHGSDTDIAPAVRTKLQALYPDDKATGYTVGEIRGAMTIRRPL
- the yghU gene encoding glutathione-dependent disulfide-bond oxidoreductase; its protein translation is MSEATTYVPPAVWTWDAANGGEWAKINRPIAGATHEAALPRGKHPLQLYSMGTPNGQKVTILLEELLALGERGAEYDAHLIRIEQGEQFSTGFVEVNPNSKIPALFDADTGSRVFESGAILLYLAEKFGHFLPKDVAARTEVLNWLFWLQGSAPYLGGGFGHFYAYAPEKFEYPINRFTMEVKRQMDVLDRELAAHRYLGGDEYSIADIATWPWYGNLVLGEAYGAGEFLQVESYMNLRRWAEEILGRPAVQRGRKVNRTWGKPSDQLHERHDASDFELRTQDKLDPESAA
- a CDS encoding DsbA family oxidoreductase; protein product: MTTPTQKLRIDIVSDVVCPWCIIGYRQLANALEVTGTAHEIHWHPFELNPSMPPEGQNLREHVAEKYGSTTEQSEESRVRMTEIGAGLGFEFRFSDDMRMHNTFNVHQLLHWAGLQGRMHELKLGLFAAHFRDRRNLSDDGVLADVAAEVGLERDEALAVLADQRFAVDVREAESGWLNQGIRGVPAMIFNRRHLVTGAQGVDNYTRILAQLAGMPD